One genomic window of Solanum stenotomum isolate F172 chromosome 9, ASM1918654v1, whole genome shotgun sequence includes the following:
- the LOC125876390 gene encoding uncharacterized protein LOC125876390, protein MMNNTYSPIRETAQEGTESYFHEEPSSIWCACFRFPCFPSTQKEGEANSLLQERENRDSWIVKNMKELKEYSELVAGPKWKNLVRKIGKYCNPKKPSAKTTQFQYDSDSYALNFDNGGGDVRDDDDGLLRNFSSRFAAPFSGFVANNNPNKNAGL, encoded by the coding sequence ATGATGAACAACACTTATTCACCCATAAGAGAAACTGCCCAAGAAGGAACAGAATCCTATTTTCACGAAGAACCCTCTTCAATTTGGTGCGCCTGTTTCAGATTCCCCTGTTTCCCATCAACCCAAAAAGAAGGAGAAGCAAATTCTCTGCTCCAAGAAAGAGAAAACAGAGATTCATGGATAGTGAAAAATatgaaggaattgaaagagtatTCTGAACTTGTAGCTGGACCcaaatggaagaatttggtaAGGAAGATCGGAAAATACTGTAATCCTAAGAAACCTTCAGCTAAAACGACGCAGTTTCAGTATGATTCAGATAGTTATGCTCTCAATTTCGACAATGGCGGTGGTGATGTTAGGGATGATGATGATGGGCTTTTACGTAATTTCTCATCTCGATTTGCTGCTCCTTTTTCTGGTTTTGTTGCTAATaataatccaaataaaaatgCTGGTTTGTGA
- the LOC125876362 gene encoding homeobox protein knotted-1-like LET12: MEFQDHFSQEMALHQQQQQQQQQQNAVLRSMLPESPHHDVRKSPPTWLNTSLLRQQHSQFANASSPSSAAAAAAVAGGNNFLHLQTSNSDSSNSNQWLSPTAATGGGGGHNDELSESMNFAKKMSQQHSGGGEENNNNNNEEENSWEREKCKADILNHPLYDQLLSAHVSCLRIATPVDQLPRIDAQLAQSQNVVAKYSVLGQGQPPLDDKDLDQFMTHYVLLLSSFKEQLQQHVRVHAMEAVMACWELEQSLQSLTGVAPGEGTGATMSDDDDDQADSDTNFLDGGFDGPDSMGFGPLVPTESERSLMERVRQELKHELKQGYKEKIVDIREEILRKRRAGKLPGDTTSVLKAWWQSHSKWPYPTEEDKARLVQETGLQLKQINNWFINQRKRNWHSNPSTSSSQKSKRKSAGEIKQ; encoded by the exons ATGGAGTTTCAGGACCACTTTTCTCAAGAAATGGCtcttcatcaacaacaacagcagcagcagcagcaacaaAACGCGGTATTGCGTTCCATGTTACCTGAATCTCCTCATCACGACGTTCGAAAATCACCTCCGACTTGGCTCAACACTTCTCTCCTTCGTCAACAACACAGTCAGTTCGCCAACGCATCCTCACCTTCCTCAGCCGCAGCTGCTGCTGCCGTCGCCGGAGGGAACAATTTCCTTCATCTCCAGACATCTAACTCCGACTCGTCAAACTCTAACCAGTGGCTCTCACCTACTGCTGCTACCGGCGGTGGAGGTGGGCATAATGATGAGTTATCGGAGTCGATGAATTTTGCGAAGAAGATGAGTCAACAGCATAGcggaggaggagaagaaaacaacaataataataatgaagagGAGAACTCGTGGGAGAGAGAGAAATGTAAAGCGGATATATTGAATCATCCTTTATACGATCAGCTACTGTCGGCACACGTTTCGTGCCTGAGAATTGCAACGCCGGTGGATCAATTACCGAGGATTGACGCGCAGCTAGCTCAATCGCAAAACGTGGTAGCCAAATACTCTGTACTTGGACAAGGTCAACCGCCTCTAGATGATAAAGACCTCGATCAATTTATG ACGCATTATGTTCTGTTGCTCTCTTCCTTTAAAGAACAACTGCAACAACATGTCCGTGTCCATGCAATGGAAGCTGTCATGGCTTGCTGGGAGCTCGAACAATCTCTACAAAGCTTAACAG GGGTAGCACCAGGTGAAGGTACAGGAGCAACCATgtctgatgatgatgatgaccaGGCTGATAGTGACACAAACTTTTTGGATGGAGGTTTTGATGGACCAGATAGCATGGGATTTGGTCCTCTTGTACCTACTGAAAGTGAAAGGTCCTTGATGGAGCGTGTTAGGCAAGAACTCAAGCATGAGCTCAAACAG GGCTATAAGGAAAAGATTGTCGACATTAGAGAGGAAATTTTACGCAAACGAAGAGCAGGAAAGCTGCCTGGTGATACTACATCTGTCTTGAAAGCTTGGTGGCAATCACATTCTAAGTGGCCTTATCCAACT GAGGAAGACAAAGCACGATTAGTGCAAGAAACAGGTTTACAACTGAAGCAGATAAACAATTGGTTTATTAACCAAAGGAAAAGGAACTGGCACAGCAATCCATCAACATCTTCTTCTCAGAAAAGCAAACGCAAGAG TGCAGGTGAAATCAAGCAGTAA